Sequence from the Amycolatopsis sp. NBC_00345 genome:
GGATCCGGAAGTACGAGCCGCAGCGGCAGACGTTCTCGATCGCGTCGATGTCGGCGTCGGTCGGGTTCTTCGTCTTCTTCAGCAGCGCCACCGCGGCCATGATCTGCCCCGGCTGACAGTAGCCGCACTGCGCGACATCCTGCTCCAGCCAGGCCTCCTGCACGGGGTGCAGCTGGTCGCCGTCGGCGAGGCCTTCGATCGTGGTGACCTCACGGCCCTCGCACTCCGACACCGGCACGACGCAAGGGTTCACCGCCTCGCCGTCGAGGTGGCTGGTGCAGGCCTTGCAGACGTTGATCCCGCAGCCGTACTTGAGGCCGCGGACCTTGAGCTTGTCGCGCAGCGCCCAGAGCAGCGGCAGGTCGGCGGGCGCGTCCACGGTCACGGTCTTCCCGTTCACCGCGAAGCTGTAGTTGGGCATGGGAACTCCTCGTGGTGGGGGGACGGTCAGCGGGGGAACGGGTCGAAGTCGACCGGGAAGTTGACCGGGAAGCTGCGCGGCTTGGTCCCGGTGGCGCGCGCGTAGGCGTTGGCGATCGCGCCGACCGGCGCCGGCAGGCCCAGCTCGCCCGCGCCGCCGATCTCGCTGCCGTTGGCGGGCATCACGAATACGGTCACCTCGGGCGGCGAGTTCTTCTGCCGGGCGTAGTGGAACTGCGAGTAGCTGCCCTCCAACGGCAGGCCCTTGTCGATGTGCAGGCCCGCGGTGAGCGTCGTCGAGATCGCGTCGGTGAGCCCGCCGAGCATCTGCGACTGCAGCCCGCGCGGGTTCACCGGCTTGCCGACGTCCACGGCGATGGTGGCCTTGGTGACGCGCGGCTGCTTCGGGTCGCGGGCGTCCAGCTCGACCAGACACGCGGCGTACGACTTGTACTCGCCGTGCACCGCGATGCCCTGGGCGAAGCCCTTCGGCATCTTCTTGCCCCACT
This genomic interval carries:
- a CDS encoding (2Fe-2S)-binding protein, with product MPNYSFAVNGKTVTVDAPADLPLLWALRDKLKVRGLKYGCGINVCKACTSHLDGEAVNPCVVPVSECEGREVTTIEGLADGDQLHPVQEAWLEQDVAQCGYCQPGQIMAAVALLKKTKNPTDADIDAIENVCRCGSYFRIREAIKAAAAKM